The Corallococcus soli DNA window CAGAAGGACCAACTTCAGAGCGAGCGGATCCACTCCCGCGGGTGGCACGAGCTCGCACCGTTCGACGCAGGGATGCGTGCCGCTGCCTGCGTCCGCGTTGCCGCGCTCGACTTCGCGATAGAGCTCGAAGCGCAAGATGGGAGCAGCGGCCATGGGAGCACCTTTCCTTGAAGCCGCAGTGAAACACGCCCCGGAATGGCGGCGACAGGGGCTTCTACCGGGTGACGCGGGCCCCGGGGCTCAGTTCAGCGTTCCGCAGTCGGCGATGCGCTGCACCCGCAGCGCGGCCAGTCGCTCCAGCGGCGCCGCCGCCTCCGGTCCTTCGAGCAGGGCCACCGCGCGGGCAATGGCATCCAGGGTGGACATCCCGGACGGATGCGACGTGTCGCGAAGCCGGAGCAGCCCGGGCTCGGGCGGTGGCAGCACCAGCCGGGGGAGCGCCCGCAGCGCGGGGAGCCGCTGGGTCATCCTCCGCGCCTGCGACCAGTTCCCGTCCAGCACCACCAGCTGCCTCGGCGCGGGAGCGTCCGGCGGGGCCACGGGGCCATCCGGGAAGAGCAGCCAGGTGCCCGGCTCGCTGAGCACGGCCGTGTCGAAGGCCTCGGCCCTCGCACCGTGGATGAACAGCTTCGCGTTCGTGAGGGCCAGCGCGGCCACGCGCCCGGTGTTGCTGCGCTTGGAGACCTCCATGATGTGCTGGAGCAGCAGGATCCGCGTGCGCGTCTCCACCCGGGGAATCTCCGCGCACAGGCACAGGTGTATCGCGAGGTTGCAACGCGGACAGCGGGGTGGACGGGCGGCGCGAGGAGGCATCCTCCGTCATCCTGGGCCGGCCCCCCCTGGAAGAGAAGCCCTTGTTGCGCCGGGCGGGCCCACGCCCGCGCGGACGGCACTGTCAGCTCCCGGGAGCCCGGGGCGTCGCTGTGTGGCGCCGTGCTAGCGTGAGCCTCCTTCCATGAACTTCCGTTTCCAATGCTGGGTGCAGCGGCACGCCAGCCGTCGGGTCACGCTCACGCCGCTGGCGCTGCCCCACCTGGCGGTGCACGCGGACACGCTGGAGAAGGCCACCGAGGAGCTGACGCTGGCGCTGGATGATCAGCTCACCCGCGTGCACCCCCGCCGGGTGCCGGAGTTCATCGCCGCGTCCGGCGGCGTCCTCCACACGCTCGAGGTGCA harbors:
- a CDS encoding tRNA-uridine aminocarboxypropyltransferase, with the translated sequence MPPRAARPPRCPRCNLAIHLCLCAEIPRVETRTRILLLQHIMEVSKRSNTGRVAALALTNAKLFIHGARAEAFDTAVLSEPGTWLLFPDGPVAPPDAPAPRQLVVLDGNWSQARRMTQRLPALRALPRLVLPPPEPGLLRLRDTSHPSGMSTLDAIARAVALLEGPEAAAPLERLAALRVQRIADCGTLN